Within the Drosophila melanogaster chromosome 3R genome, the region CAACCAAAAGTAAAGTTGAGTTGGACGTACAAAATTAAGGAAAAGAGCAAATGGTTCACTAAccgaaaattacaaaaaaaaaaaacgttctttattgttttctaATCTACTGTATGGATATGCGTTAAGAAACTAATATAAAGCTATGcttaataaaatgattttcatttattattttaaatcaatgtaaaatgttaaattagTTTGTGGTTGCTTTGTGTTAATATAAGTTTCATACCTTTATTTAATTGCAGATTTGGTGCACTGCACAAACGAGCCGAATGTGTCGATACCTCATCTGGCCAATTTACTTATCGAGCGTTCACAGAATGCCAACTGGGTCGTCGTCTACAAGTCGCTGATAACCACACATCATCTGATGGCATATGGCAATGAGGtttgtatttgtgtatttatCGGAATCTAGTGTTTGTGCGAAGCTTAGGGGCGTAtttcaaatacatttttacttTCATTTAAGCGTTCGAAATGAGGTAATctattttgtttgatttaatatACAGATGAATAGGTCACGTACATCATGAGattcttattattttccttCTTGTACCTTTAATGGCAACTTATTACTGCAGAATTACTCTTTTGGGATGACCTCTGACCAAGTATATCGTTGTGTGGTATTTTACTTTCAGTTTTTGTTCGTTCAGTTTTATTTCTTAGTAATTTTTTTGGTGACATAAAAAGTTGTCTTCtctgaaaaataaataaataaatgttaaatttttaaCACATCAACTTTTATAGTTCCCTCCATTTAATTGCGATTTATAATTAtctaaataatatttaacagCATTCCTATTGTTTTTCCTAAATCTTTTCAGCGATTTATGCAATATCTTGCCTCTAGCAATTCTACATTCAATCTCAGCTCCTTTCTGGACAAAGGAACTGTACAAGGTATAACGAAGCCTCCCTTTTAAGCCTCCCAAATTTGTTTCAAACCCATCGACTATTCAATCGATTTACCTATTTCAAATTATTAACTAATACCTACATTTTGATCATTCCTCTCTCATTCTCTCTTTCAACTCATGCGAATGCGCGCGAACGTTTGGCTTGATCATTTGtaattttgtttacttaaCAAAAATctctaaaacaaaaatattaataccGAAATGCGCTGCTTACTGACCTACATACCGCACACTACATGCTGGCTAACAACAActgaaaaatgcaattatccaaactaaatattcaaaatcaAACAATATAAACCTTATATACAGATGGTGGCATGGGCGTTCCTGGTGGCAGAATGGGTGAGTATTATACAGAAGCTATTAGCAATTGGATACAACTTTCCTTATTTGGCTATAGGCGTTGAATTCCTTACTGGTTGttactaaaatttgttttacttATGATTTAGAGCGAAATTAACTAACCAAAAGACCATTCTTCTTAAGTTTCGTATTTGGCATTGTCCAAAATTTGTGTGACCTATATTGTTGGAGACCAATACTATAATTTGTTAAATCAACAGGTTACGATATGTCTCCCTTTATTCGGCGCTACGCCAAGTATTTGAATGAGAAATCGCTCTCCTATCGAGCCATGGCCTTTGACTTTTGCAAAGTCAAACGGGGGTAAGTAACGCCAGCTCACATTTAATTGTCATCTGATTGATTTGTTTCGCAATCTATCATTTTAGCAAAGAGGAAGGCTCGCTACGCAGCATGAACGCGGAAAAACTTCTAAAGACTTTGCCAGTTTTGCAGGCACAATTGGATGCACTTTTGGAGTTCGACTGCCAATCCAACGACTTGTCTAATGGTATGAATATATTTCCAAATTATATTGTAAAACTATAACgactttaatatttttcaggCGTCATCAATATGAGCTTTATGCTCTTGTTCCGCGATCTCATACGATTGTTTGCTTGCTACAATGATGGCATCATAAATTtgcttgaaaaatatttcgataTGAACAAGAAACATGCCCGCGATGCGTTGGATCTTTACAAAAAGTTCTTAGTGCGCATGGATCGTGTTGGAGAGTTTTTAAAAGTGGCTGAGGTAAGAGTTATCCTATTTATCATATgtaataaatcattttcatttgctttatTCTCTGCTTCCAGAATGTGGGCATAGACAAGGGTGACATACCCGATTTGACCAAGGCGCCCAGTTCGTTGTTAGATGCCTTGGAGCAGCACTTGGCCACGCTTGAGGGTCGAAAAGTATCCGCTGCTAATACTCCTACGCAGTCATCAAGGTTTGTTAATCTATTTCTAAGCTCCAAAATCTATCTTTTAGatattacttttatttgttatatgcTAACATAATTTAAACATTGGGTTCCTACTAACAACCACTTGtattttgtacattttattcaaattttataatgcaacataaaataataagataAATTATGTAAAATTTGGCAATGAATTATGGATagtttacaaattattttagtTCTTGTATAAATACTTTATTTACTGAACTGTTATCATTAATGTATCAATGTATTATTTGcgatatatttttaacattcttttcttttgtttttctatgATTTTCCTTGGTTTTTGCGTTGCACCTGTTTTTGATGGCTGGGAAACATTAGTAATCAGCGTAATGTAAAATCCGCTGTATCTGCCCTGTCTTCTACCAGCTCGGCATTTGGTACTGCAGCTGCGTCCAGCAAATTTGATACCACCAACGGCATTGACGAGCAGCTTAAGGCCCAGGTTTTGGCCGAAGAGGAAGCCGCTATGAACCAATACAAGGTGAGTTCATTGTGAGCAGTATACGTATAAATCACAAACTAATTGGTCCATTTATCTGCCTGTTAGTCCAAGGTGTCGTCGCCCACTAGCAGCGGTGCTGCTGGCGCTAGCGCTGCACTAACAAATCCATTTCTATCGTCGCCGCCAGCCGCGCAGGCTGGCCAGCCGATAGTTGATCTGTTCGGTGCCGCGTCGGCGCAgcccgctgctgctgcagcagccaCCAAGGCCTCTGACGATCTGCTGCAGTTGGGCAATCCTTTCGCGGACATGTTTGACGCCAGCGGTGGGGGAGCAGCTGCTGTAGGAGCCACAGGTGCTGCACTCAATGCCAATAATTTGTGGATGCATAATAATGGTAGCATGTTAtaattttcttattatttcGTCCTAAGTTCTTGTTTAGCGATTACGATATgagttaaatttattttgtgctg harbors:
- the lap gene encoding like-AP180, isoform H, which gives rise to MTMAGQTINDRLLAARHSLAGQGLAKSVCKATTEECIGPKKKHLDYLVHCTNEPNVSIPHLANLLIERSQNANWVVVYKSLITTHHLMAYGNERFMQYLASSNSTFNLSSFLDKGTVQGYDMSPFIRRYAKYLNEKSLSYRAMAFDFCKVKRGKEEGSLRSMNAEKLLKTLPVLQAQLDALLEFDCQSNDLSNGVINMSFMLLFRDLIRLFACYNDGIINLLEKYFDMNKKHARDALDLYKKFLVRMDRVGEFLKVAENVGIDKGDIPDLTKAPSSLLDALEQHLATLEGRKVSAANTPTQSSSNQRNVKSAVSALSSTSSAFGTAAASSKFDTTNGIDEQLKAQVLAEEEAAMNQYKSKVSSPTSSGAAGASAALTNPFLSSPPAAQAGQPIVDLFGAASAQPAAAAAATKASDDLLQLGNPFADMFDASGGGAAAVGATGAALNANNLWMHNNGFNGASVSSAAATNAFVSDSNFSSVFGNTEPAGFDALGDVLKPASASNNSNQMNVVAAGYSSNSSSILALQQQQHQQHQQQHQHQLNQQQQQQPPAGTGKIITGDLDSSLMSLVDNLNINKTASAKPVQWNSPKNTAKPGANWTPQPMAATTGAGYRPMAHGMTVSPAPITINHPYIHASYPVMPNYMQGMPVMGQPSMMGGQAAAPLTGVQPTMMAAPHSNATGIMQPIQPTQNGSNKGVPLDPFGAL
- the lap gene encoding like-AP180, isoform I, with the translated sequence MTMAGQTINDRLLAARHSLAGQGLAKSVCKATTEECIGPKKKHLDYLVHCTNEPNVSIPHLANLLIERSQNANWVVVYKSLITTHHLMAYGNERFMQYLASSNSTFNLSSFLDKGTVQDGGMGVPGGRMGYDMSPFIRRYAKYLNEKSLSYRAMAFDFCKVKRGKEEGSLRSMNAEKLLKTLPVLQAQLDALLEFDCQSNDLSNGVINMSFMLLFRDLIRLFACYNDGIINLLEKYFDMNKKHARDALDLYKKFLVRMDRVGEFLKVAENVGIDKGDIPDLTKAPSSLLDALEQHLATLEGRKVSAANTPTQSSSNQRNVKSAVSALSSTSSAFGTAAASSKFDTTNGIDEQLKAQVLAEEEAAMNQYKSKVSSPTSSGAAGASAALTNPFLSSPPAAQAGQPIVDLFGAASAQPAAAAAATKASDDLLQLGNPFADMFDASGGGAAAVGATGAALNANNLWMHNNGFNGASVSSAAATNAFVSDSNFSSVFGNTEPAASTSLPNPFFDDMSLPQIPLPAESVAAPFGNNINFMDQQLQQQQQAALYVQQQQQQQLQLQQQQHRPQLPQQQAILTPSMSAAQFPPGYSSNSSSILALQQQQHQQHQQQHQHQLNQQQQQQPPAGTGKIITGDLDSSLMSLVDNLNINKTASAKPVQWNSPKNTAKPGANWTPQPMAATTGAGYRPMAHGMTVSPAPITINHPYIHASYPVMPNYMQGMPVMGQPSMMGGQAAAPLTGVQPTMMAAPHSNATGIMQPIQPTQNGSNKGVPLDPFGAL
- the lap gene encoding like-AP180, isoform F, which gives rise to MTMAGQTINDRLLAARHSLAGQGLAKSVCKATTEECIGPKKKHLDYLVHCTNEPNVSIPHLANLLIERSQNANWVVVYKSLITTHHLMAYGNERFMQYLASSNSTFNLSSFLDKGTVQDGGMGVPGGRMGYDMSPFIRRYAKYLNEKSLSYRAMAFDFCKVKRGKEEGSLRSMNAEKLLKTLPVLQAQLDALLEFDCQSNDLSNGVINMSFMLLFRDLIRLFACYNDGIINLLEKYFDMNKKHARDALDLYKKFLVRMDRVGEFLKVAENVGIDKGDIPDLTKAPSSLLDALEQHLATLEGRKVSAANTPTQSSSSAFGTAAASSKFDTTNGIDEQLKAQVLAEEEAAMNQYKSKVSSPTSSGAAGASAALTNPFLSSPPAAQAGQPIVDLFGAASAQPAAAAAATKASDDLLQLGNPFADMFDASGGGAAAVGATGFNGASVSSAAATNAFVSDSNFSSVFGNTEPAGFDALGDVLKPASASNNSNQMNVVAAGYSSNSSSILALQQQQHQQHQQQHQHQLNQQQQQQPPAGTGKIITGDLDSSLMSLVDNLNINKTASAKPVQWNSPKNTAKPGANWTPQPMAATTGAGYRPMAHGMTVSPAPITINHPYIHASYPVMPNYMQGMPVMGQPSMMGGQAAAPLTGVQPTMMAAPHSNATGIMQPIQPTQNGSNKGVPLDPFGAL
- the lap gene encoding like-AP180, isoform E, which produces MTMAGQTINDRLLAARHSLAGQGLAKSVCKATTEECIGPKKKHLDYLVHCTNEPNVSIPHLANLLIERSQNANWVVVYKSLITTHHLMAYGNERFMQYLASSNSTFNLSSFLDKGTVQDGGMGVPGGRMGYDMSPFIRRYAKYLNEKSLSYRAMAFDFCKVKRGKEEGSLRSMNAEKLLKTLPVLQAQLDALLEFDCQSNDLSNGVINMSFMLLFRDLIRLFACYNDGIINLLEKYFDMNKKHARDALDLYKKFLVRMDRVGEFLKVAENVGIDKGDIPDLTKAPSSLLDALEQHLATLEGRKVSAANTPTQSSSSAFGTAAASSKFDTTNGIDEQLKAQVLAEEEAAMNQYKSKVSSPTSSGAAGASAALTNPFLSSPPAAQAGQPIVDLFGAASAQPAAAAAATKASDDLLQLGNPFADMFDASGGGAAAVGATGFNGASVSSAAATNAFVSDSNFSSVFGNTEPAASTSLPNPFFDDMSLPQIPLPAESVAAPFGNNINFMDQQLQQQQQAALYVQQQQQQQLQLQQQQHRPQLPQQQAILTPSMSAAQFPPGEDLQTLAAKRIRKQTH
- the lap gene encoding like-AP180, isoform D; translated protein: MTMAGQTINDRLLAARHSLAGQGLAKSVCKATTEECIGPKKKHLDYLVHCTNEPNVSIPHLANLLIERSQNANWVVVYKSLITTHHLMAYGNERFMQYLASSNSTFNLSSFLDKGTVQDGGMGVPGGRMGYDMSPFIRRYAKYLNEKSLSYRAMAFDFCKVKRGKEEGSLRSMNAEKLLKTLPVLQAQLDALLEFDCQSNDLSNGVINMSFMLLFRDLIRLFACYNDGIINLLEKYFDMNKKHARDALDLYKKFLVRMDRVGEFLKVAENVGIDKGDIPDLTKAPSSLLDALEQHLATLEGRKVSAANTPTQSSSNQRNVKSAVSALSSTSSAFGTAAASSKFDTTNGIDEQLKAQVLAEEEAAMNQYKSKVSSPTSSGAAGASAALTNPFLSSPPAAQAGQPIVDLFGAASAQPAAAAAATKASDDLLQLGNPFADMFDASGGGAAAVGATGFNGASVSSAAATNAFVSDSNFSSVFGNTEPAASTSLPNPFFDDMSLPQIPLPAESVAAPFGNNINFMDQQLQQQQQAALYVQQQQQQQLQLQQQQHRPQLPQQQAILTPSMSAAQFPPGFDALGDVLKPASASNNSNQMNVVAAGYSSNSSSILALQQQQHQQHQQQHQHQLNQQQQQQPPAGTGKIITGDLDSSLMSLVDNLNINKTASAKPVQWNSPKNTAKPGANWTPQPMAATTGAGYRPMAHGMTVSPAPITINHPYIHASYPVMPNYMQGMPVMGQPSMMGGQAAAPLTGVQPTMMAAPHSNATGIMQPIQPTQNGSNKGVPLDPFGAL
- the lap gene encoding like-AP180, isoform C: MTMAGQTINDRLLAARHSLAGQGLAKSVCKATTEECIGPKKKHLDYLVHCTNEPNVSIPHLANLLIERSQNANWVVVYKSLITTHHLMAYGNERFMQYLASSNSTFNLSSFLDKGTVQDGGMGVPGGRMGYDMSPFIRRYAKYLNEKSLSYRAMAFDFCKVKRGKEEGSLRSMNAEKLLKTLPVLQAQLDALLEFDCQSNDLSNGVINMSFMLLFRDLIRLFACYNDGIINLLEKYFDMNKKHARDALDLYKKFLVRMDRVGEFLKVAENVGIDKGDIPDLTKAPSSLLDALEQHLATLEGRKVSAANTPTQSSSNQRNVKSAVSALSSTSSAFGTAAASSKFDTTNGIDEQLKAQVLAEEEAAMNQYKSKVSSPTSSGAAGASAALTNPFLSSPPAAQAGQPIVDLFGAASAQPAAAAAATKASDDLLQLGNPFADMFDASGGGAAAVGATGFNGASVSSAAATNAFVSDSNFSSVFGNTEPAASTSLPNPFFDDMSLPQIPLPAESVAAPFGNNINFMDQQLQQQQQAALYVQQQQQQQLQLQQQQHRPQLPQQQAILTPSMSAAQFPPGFDALGDVLKPASASNNSNQMNVVAAGYSSNSSSILALQQQQHQQHQQQHQHQLNQQQQQQPPAGTGKIITGDLDSSLMSLVDNLNINKTASAKPVQWNSPKNTAKPGANWTPQPMAATTGAGYRPMGMPVMGQPSMMGGQAAAPLTGVQPTMMAAPHSNATGIMQPIQPTQNGSNKGVPLDPFGAL
- the lap gene encoding like-AP180, isoform G; protein product: MTMAGQTINDRLLAARHSLAGQGLAKSVCKATTEECIGPKKKHLDYLVHCTNEPNVSIPHLANLLIERSQNANWVVVYKSLITTHHLMAYGNERFMQYLASSNSTFNLSSFLDKGTVQDGGMGVPGGRMGYDMSPFIRRYAKYLNEKSLSYRAMAFDFCKVKRGKEEGSLRSMNAEKLLKTLPVLQAQLDALLEFDCQSNDLSNGVINMSFMLLFRDLIRLFACYNDGIINLLEKYFDMNKKHARDALDLYKKFLVRMDRVGEFLKVAENVGIDKGDIPDLTKAPSSLLDALEQHLATLEGRKVSAANTPTQSSSSAFGTAAASSKFDTTNGIDEQLKAQVLAEEEAAMNQYKSKVSSPTSSGAAGASAALTNPFLSSPPAAQAGQPIVDLFGAASAQPAAAAAATKASDDLLQLGNPFADMFDASGGGAAAVGATGAALNANNLWMHNNGFNGASVSSAAATNAFVSDSNFSSVFGNTEPAGYSSNSSSILALQQQQHQQHQQQHQHQLNQQQQQQPPAGTGKIITGDLDSSLMSLVDNLNINKTASAKPVQWNSPKNTAKPGANWTPQPMAATTGAGYRPMAHGMTVSPAPITINHPYIHASYPVMPNYMQGMPVMGQPSMMGGQAAAPLTGVQPTMMAAPHSNATGIMQPIQPTQNGSNKGVPLDPFGAL
- the lap gene encoding like-AP180, isoform A, whose amino-acid sequence is MTMAGQTINDRLLAARHSLAGQGLAKSVCKATTEECIGPKKKHLDYLVHCTNEPNVSIPHLANLLIERSQNANWVVVYKSLITTHHLMAYGNERFMQYLASSNSTFNLSSFLDKGTVQDGGMGVPGGRMGYDMSPFIRRYAKYLNEKSLSYRAMAFDFCKVKRGKEEGSLRSMNAEKLLKTLPVLQAQLDALLEFDCQSNDLSNGVINMSFMLLFRDLIRLFACYNDGIINLLEKYFDMNKKHARDALDLYKKFLVRMDRVGEFLKVAENVGIDKGDIPDLTKAPSSLLDALEQHLATLEGRKVSAANTPTQSSSSAFGTAAASSKFDTTNGIDEQLKAQVLAEEEAAMNQYKSKVSSPTSSGAAGASAALTNPFLSSPPAAQAGQPIVDLFGAASAQPAAAAAATKASDDLLQLGNPFADMFDASGGGAAAVGATGNAGDGTAKYDGGAGSSPFDWGATDDDGGAAQ
- the lap gene encoding like-AP180, isoform J, producing the protein MTMAGQTINDRLLAARHSLAGQGLAKSVCKATTEECIGPKKKHLDYLVHCTNEPNVSIPHLANLLIERSQNANWVVVYKSLITTHHLMAYGNERFMQYLASSNSTFNLSSFLDKGTVQGYDMSPFIRRYAKYLNEKSLSYRAMAFDFCKVKRGKEEGSLRSMNAEKLLKTLPVLQAQLDALLEFDCQSNDLSNGVINMSFMLLFRDLIRLFACYNDGIINLLEKYFDMNKKHARDALDLYKKFLVRMDRVGEFLKVAENVGIDKGDIPDLTKAPSSLLDALEQHLATLEGRKVSAANTPTQSSSNQRNVKSAVSALSSTSSAFGTAAASSKFDTTNGIDEQLKAQVLAEEEAAMNQYKSKVSSPTSSGAAGASAALTNPFLSSPPAAQAGQPIVDLFGAASAQPAAAAAATKASDDLLQLGNPFADMFDASGGGAAAVGATGAALNANNLWMHNNGFNGASVSSAAATNAFVSDSNFSSVFGNTEPAGYSSNSSSILALQQQQHQQHQQQHQHQLNQQQQQQPPAGTGKIITGDLDSSLMSLVDNLNINKTASAKPVQWNSPKNTAKPGANWTPQPMAATTGAGYRPMAHGMTVSPAPITINHPYIHASYPVMPNYMQGMPVMGQPSMMGGQAAAPLTGVQPTMMAAPHSNATGIMQPIQPTQNGSNKGVPLDPFGAL